The Citrifermentans bemidjiense Bem genome window below encodes:
- a CDS encoding solute symporter family protein, which yields MKKIFIAATLALSVAAAAFAEEQKAAPAAAPAVSAPAAQGAAPAVAAPAAQVNQSQAVATPAPAKPAPAKRELKTNRTITIGMFMVIIAITMGVVVWAAKQTKTASDFYAAGGGITGTQNGWAIAGDYMSAASFLGISGLISLYGYDGFMYSVGWLVAYITVLLIVAEPCRNAGKYTLGDILSFRTSPKPVRAFAALSTVAVSTFYLTAQMVGAGKLMALLVGIPYKMSIIGVGILMVGYVVFGGMVATTWVQIIKAGLLMSGAFLLSFLVMIKAGFNPIGFFSTIVNSPDIQDHVSKLVLKDGVILAGADAGQRFLEPGLYMKNPLDQISLGMALVLGTAGMPHILMRFFTVPTAQAARKSVIIAMFIIGGFYVLTTLLGFGAAIHLTPQGITQVDPGGNMATLMLAQQMGADIAPVFGDLFLAFLCAVAFATILAVVSGLVLAASAAIAHDIYVNVIKDGHADQHEQVFAARATSFVVGACGIMIGLAAEKQNVAHLVALAFAVAASGNLPVVILSLFWRKFNTAGVISGLLVGTIASIALVMVSPNMTYPKVVAEGAKKVVVAMEKKQAALPAGETLSEKDAKALAKAKVDAQQTGTSMVGLEKPLFTLKNPGIVSIPLGFMAAILGCLAFPNRRSEEMFDEVYVRQNTGLGMAKAVEH from the coding sequence ATGAAAAAGATATTTATTGCAGCCACCCTGGCCCTCTCCGTTGCCGCTGCCGCCTTTGCCGAAGAGCAAAAGGCAGCCCCGGCCGCAGCCCCCGCGGTGAGCGCACCCGCAGCTCAGGGCGCAGCCCCCGCGGTAGCAGCCCCCGCAGCCCAGGTCAACCAGTCCCAGGCGGTTGCAACGCCCGCCCCGGCCAAGCCCGCTCCGGCCAAAAGGGAGTTAAAGACCAACAGGACCATCACCATCGGCATGTTCATGGTGATCATCGCCATCACCATGGGTGTGGTAGTCTGGGCTGCCAAGCAGACCAAGACAGCTTCCGACTTCTACGCCGCAGGCGGCGGCATCACGGGGACCCAGAACGGCTGGGCCATCGCCGGCGACTACATGTCGGCAGCCTCCTTCCTGGGGATTTCCGGCCTCATCTCGCTCTACGGCTATGACGGGTTCATGTACTCGGTCGGCTGGCTGGTGGCCTACATCACGGTGCTCCTGATCGTGGCCGAACCGTGCCGCAACGCGGGCAAGTACACCCTGGGGGATATCCTCTCCTTCCGTACTTCCCCGAAACCGGTGCGCGCCTTCGCCGCCCTCTCCACCGTCGCGGTCTCCACCTTCTACCTCACCGCCCAGATGGTCGGTGCAGGCAAGCTGATGGCGCTTCTGGTCGGCATCCCCTATAAGATGTCCATCATTGGCGTCGGCATCCTCATGGTCGGCTACGTCGTCTTCGGCGGCATGGTCGCCACCACCTGGGTACAGATCATCAAGGCAGGCCTCCTCATGTCGGGCGCCTTCCTGCTCTCCTTCCTGGTCATGATCAAGGCAGGCTTCAACCCGATCGGCTTCTTCTCCACCATCGTCAACAGCCCCGACATCCAGGACCACGTCTCCAAGCTGGTATTGAAAGACGGCGTCATCCTTGCCGGCGCGGACGCAGGACAGCGCTTCCTTGAGCCTGGCCTCTACATGAAGAACCCGCTGGACCAGATCTCCCTGGGGATGGCCCTCGTGCTCGGCACCGCCGGCATGCCGCACATCCTGATGCGCTTTTTCACCGTCCCGACCGCACAGGCGGCGCGTAAATCGGTCATCATCGCGATGTTCATCATCGGCGGCTTCTACGTCCTGACCACCCTGCTCGGCTTCGGCGCAGCCATCCACCTCACCCCGCAGGGGATCACCCAGGTCGACCCGGGCGGCAACATGGCTACCCTCATGCTGGCTCAGCAGATGGGCGCCGACATCGCACCCGTCTTCGGCGACCTCTTCCTCGCCTTCCTGTGCGCCGTCGCCTTCGCCACCATCCTCGCCGTCGTCTCCGGCCTGGTGCTCGCGGCCTCCGCGGCCATCGCACACGACATCTACGTCAACGTGATCAAAGACGGCCACGCCGACCAGCACGAGCAGGTCTTCGCGGCACGCGCCACCTCCTTCGTGGTAGGCGCCTGCGGCATCATGATCGGCCTCGCGGCCGAGAAGCAGAACGTCGCTCACCTGGTGGCACTCGCCTTCGCGGTCGCCGCTTCCGGCAACCTGCCGGTCGTCATCCTCTCGCTCTTCTGGAGGAAGTTCAACACCGCCGGCGTCATCTCCGGCCTTTTGGTCGGCACCATCGCCTCCATCGCGCTGGTGATGGTCTCCCCCAACATGACCTACCCGAAAGTGGTGGCCGAAGGCGCCAAGAAGGTGGTCGTCGCCATGGAGAAGAAGCAGGCCGCTCTGCCGGCAGGCGAGACCCTCTCCGAGAAAGACGCCAAGGCGCTCGCCAAGGCGAAGGTGGACGCACAGCAGACCGGCACCTCCATGGTCGGCCTGGAGAAGCCGCTCTTCACTCTGAAGAACCCGGGCATCGTCTCCATCCCGCTGGGCTTCATGGCCGCCATCCTCGGTTGCCTCGCCTTCCCGAACAGGCGTTCCGAAGAGATGTTCGACGAGGTCTACGTACGCCAGAACACCGGTTTGGGTATGGCCAAGGCAGTCGAACACTAG
- a CDS encoding DUF485 domain-containing protein: protein MAERQYDWKAIAKNPKFVELHHKKTAFLFGWWIFSCVYYFLLPIGAAYTPGIFKVKMIGVINFGYVFALSQFFVSWGIALYYSHVANKDFDRLTRELIDELHL, encoded by the coding sequence ATGGCAGAAAGACAGTACGACTGGAAAGCAATCGCAAAAAATCCAAAATTCGTGGAACTGCACCACAAGAAGACGGCCTTCCTTTTCGGATGGTGGATCTTCTCCTGCGTGTACTACTTCCTGCTCCCTATCGGGGCGGCGTACACACCGGGGATCTTCAAGGTCAAGATGATCGGCGTCATCAACTTCGGGTATGTCTTCGCCCTCTCCCAGTTCTTCGTCTCCTGGGGAATCGCGCTCTACTACTCGCACGTCGCCAACAAGGACTTTGACCGGTTGACCAGGGAACTGATCGACGAACTGCATCTCTAG
- a CDS encoding sigma-54-dependent transcriptional regulator, which translates to MTGKKRIMVVDNEEGLCRMMEAVLSDNGYAVTAHTRSFEAAESFQAGQWDLLVTDIKMPGMDGLELLQKVKQKDPALPVIMVTAYATVEMSIQALRKGAYDMLTKPFEPEELLYRVKNALQHTRLMEENRELREELVGRFNFGNIIGASTALKEVLERVEKLAVRDTSVLITGESGTGKELIAQAIHYNSPRKEKKFVAINCGALPASLLESELFGYRKGAFTGAAENRRGLLETADGGTLFLDEVGNLPMTVQKTLLRFLQEQEFNRLGDPTPTKVDVRVLSATNSDMKQAVKAGDFREDLYYRLNVVNIHLPPLRERKDDIALLAAHFISLQNSKFGTQIKGLDREALEAAAEFPWPGNIRQLRNVMEACLAMENNDYITFPVLSQFIEVAPLETGGEAPAEEGEYAKALMRFETEYLRGLLRKNQGNVEAAAKEAGTNMATIYRKIKKYGIRKEEYNL; encoded by the coding sequence GTGACAGGAAAGAAAAGGATCATGGTGGTGGACAACGAGGAGGGGCTATGCCGCATGATGGAGGCGGTCCTCTCCGACAATGGCTATGCGGTCACCGCGCACACCAGGAGCTTCGAGGCGGCCGAAAGCTTCCAGGCGGGCCAATGGGACCTCTTGGTGACCGACATCAAGATGCCGGGGATGGACGGGCTGGAGCTTTTGCAGAAGGTAAAGCAGAAGGACCCGGCACTCCCGGTCATCATGGTCACCGCCTACGCCACCGTGGAGATGTCGATACAGGCGCTCAGGAAGGGAGCTTACGACATGCTCACCAAGCCCTTCGAGCCCGAGGAGCTCCTGTACCGGGTGAAGAACGCCCTGCAGCACACCCGCCTCATGGAGGAGAACCGCGAACTCCGGGAGGAGCTTGTGGGGAGGTTCAACTTCGGCAACATCATCGGCGCCTCCACCGCGCTCAAGGAGGTCCTGGAGCGCGTGGAGAAGCTCGCCGTGCGCGATACCTCGGTGCTGATCACCGGCGAATCCGGCACCGGAAAGGAGCTGATAGCGCAGGCGATCCACTACAACTCCCCCAGAAAGGAGAAGAAGTTCGTCGCCATCAACTGCGGCGCCCTCCCCGCCTCCCTTTTGGAAAGCGAACTCTTCGGCTACCGCAAGGGGGCCTTCACCGGGGCGGCGGAGAACCGCCGCGGGCTTTTGGAGACCGCCGACGGCGGCACCCTCTTTCTCGACGAGGTGGGAAACCTCCCCATGACGGTGCAAAAGACGCTTTTGCGCTTTCTGCAGGAACAGGAGTTCAACCGGCTGGGGGACCCCACCCCCACCAAGGTGGACGTCCGGGTCCTTTCCGCCACCAACTCCGACATGAAGCAGGCGGTCAAGGCGGGTGATTTCCGCGAGGATCTCTATTACCGCCTGAACGTGGTCAACATCCACCTCCCCCCCCTAAGGGAGAGAAAGGACGACATAGCGCTTTTGGCGGCGCATTTCATCTCGCTTCAGAACTCCAAGTTCGGGACCCAGATCAAGGGGCTCGACCGCGAGGCGCTGGAGGCGGCGGCGGAGTTTCCCTGGCCCGGCAACATCCGGCAGCTTAGAAACGTGATGGAGGCGTGCCTCGCTATGGAGAACAACGACTACATCACCTTCCCGGTCTTGTCCCAGTTCATCGAGGTGGCCCCGCTGGAGACGGGGGGCGAGGCGCCGGCCGAAGAAGGGGAATACGCCAAGGCACTGATGCGCTTCGAGACGGAGTACCTGCGGGGGCTTTTGCGCAAAAACCAGGGGAACGTCGAGGCAGCAGCGAAAGAGGCCGGCACCAACATGGCGACCATCTACCGCAAGATCAAGAAGTACGGCATCAGGAAGGAAGAGTACAACTTGTAA